ACGGCACAACTTGCGCCTCATACTACGCAACAAACCACATCCCAGCAACCAACGCCCTCTCATCCCTCTGCCACACCCGCGGCCAACGCGCCTTCGTCGGCCGCGCATGCATGGATAATACAGACTTCTGCGTAGACTACTACCGCGACTTCAGCGCCGATGACTCCGTCGTCGCAACTCGCCAGACAATCGAGTATATCCACACCCTGGACCCAGAAGGAAAGCTCGTGAAGCCGATCATCACACCGCGCTTTGCGCCCTCATGCACGAGACCCGCACTACAGAGCCTGGGCGAACTGGCAGCAAGCTATTCACCCCCACTGCATATCCAGACACATATCTCGGAGAACATGAGCGAGCTCGCGCTCGTTAAAGAGCTCTTCCCCGAGGCAGACAGTTACGCCGCTGTTTATGATAAATACAACCTGCTGACGCCGCGCACGATCCTCGCGCATGCGGTGCATCTATCGGCGGATGAGCGCGCTCTGATCCGCGCACGCGAGGCGAAGATCTCCCACTGTCCGGCGTCGAACTCGGCGCTGGGGTCCGGGATTTGTCCTGTAAGGACGCTGCTCGATGAGGGGATTACGGTTGGGCTTGGAACAGATGTTAGTGGAGGGTATAGTCCTAGTATTCTTGAGGCGGCGCGACAGGCTTGTCTTGCTTCGCGGTTATTGGGTCAATCGGCTGCGTGGCAGAGGGATCATATGAAAGGTGTGAATGGGGGTGGGTCGGATGGATGGGAGAAATTATCTGCTGAGGAAAGTCTTTATCTTGCTACGCGTGGTGGAGCGGCAGTCGTTGATATGGCAAGTGATCTCGGGGGGTTTGACATGGGGATGTTGTGGGATGTGCAGTTGATTCGGCTTGGCGGGGTCAAGTTGACAGGGAAGAGCCCGTTAGATGGTGTTCCTGGTGATGGGAGTGCGGATCTTGTCAAGAATGGTCCTGTGGGGAATGTTGATCTGTTTGGGACGGAGAGTTGGGAGGAGAAGATTCAGAAATGGCTTTGGGGTGGCGATGATCGGAATGTGAAGGCTGTCTGGGTTGGGGGGAGATTGGTCCATTCAAGGGCTTGAGTGGTAGACTACGATCttctttggattttttttttaagaatTAGATTTCCTATCAACACGTGATACTTCTTAAATTCTAGTCTATTATTATGACATCTAGTTACTATTCGGCGTTTATACTTGGCCTTTTAAGGGTATAGATACTATAGGAAGTTTTCAGGCAAGAGACGATGATTTGCATTCTGGTTATCTCGAAAAgggtaaaaaaaagagactaATCTTTAAATCTCAACTGTAGGCCTGAAGCATTTACTGGAAGAGCTCTACGCAATCAAAGATCTATTAGGATAGTTAGGCTTCCATTAAAAAGACGAGATGATCAGAAAAGCACTCACAAAGTTTGGACTCAAGTAAGTATCTCCAGAGCTACCAGAAGCAACGCTGATGGTGATCTAAGCCGTATTAACACCATATCATCTGAATAAGCTCAAAATCCCTTACAGTGTTAGACCCAGCGACGATAGTTCCTGCCGGGATCGAGATGTCGTAAACCTCGCCAAATCCTCTATACGCGCCGCGAGTCACGCCACGGGACTTGAGGTTAGTTGGAGCAGAAGGAATGGGACCAGAATAGCTGTTGACCTATCTAAAGTGTCAGATACATGCCAAGGCGTTGAAGTTGGAGAATATGGCTTAAACAAACGTTAACCTGAGGCCGCCCAGAAGCAAATGAAAGTGTTGTGCCAATTCTCAGAGTTGAAGCTCCGGTTTGCGAAGAGGATGCTGTGAACTTGATTATCATAGGTGAATTCGCCGATTTGAAGAGAGCCATGGGGAAATCAGAAACTAGAGAGGTGCCGACTGTATAGGTGCCCGGGGACCAAGAAGACATGCGGGTGTCGGAGGGATGCATGCGGAGCTGGTAGGCTGCATTTCGGAAGCCGTTTGGTCTGTAAGGCAGTCAATATCATAGAGGTTATGCGGATTAAAATCAATAAACCTACGTTCCATCCCAGTCTCCAATCTTGAAGACTGTTGTTCCGGTTTTCACAGACCCGGATATGCTCTTCGACGTGGTTGATCCGGCAGTAACAGTCACAGAAGAGGTAGCAACGACATATTCGCCCTGATAGTAGATCATAGTGTAGGTGCCGGGCTTCATGGCAGGGGAGGTGAAAACTCCGGAAGACGAAGTGTAGGTCCAGTACTGTGCGACGTCGTTTTTCCTATCCTGAATTAGATTATGGACACATCACGGTATGAGCTGTATTGAACCTACCAGTGAATCACCCATTTGAAAGTCGAGTCAGCCCCAGATGCAGTACCGTTAACATAGCCTCGAGCAGATGTGGCGACGTATCCTTTGATATCGAGATCGGCAAAGAACGATGTGTCAAGGGTGGAACTGGGGGTTCCGTTCAGGCTGAAGGTCATCGAGTACGGGCCATGCAGGCCCTGGCGGTAGCTCTCAGTCTGAACATGTCCGGAGTTCTTTACAAAGTAAGAAGCCGTTCTTAGGTGAGCTACAGTGGTCACATACCATATACCAGTATAGGCCAGTGTAAGAGCCGACATTGTTGGTGTTTATATCTCTAGTGTATTTTAGCCTGGATCAGGTCATGTCGGCCAGGGAGCTTACCGATGGAACGGTCCACCAGAAGATGTTTCGTATTGGTTCAAGATCATGCACACGCGGTGTGCACTTCCAGAAACACCTGTTTGTGTTATTGCGAGTCACTTAAAACTAGTTAGAGGTGTTCTTACAGTGGATTTTGTCATCAATAAACCGTTGGCTAGAGTAGAACTTGCTTCGTGTTTCTCCGTTAACCAAGAACTGATGCATGTTAGCTTTTTGCGTTGAAAAAAAACGCTTCACCGGAACCGTACCACATCCGCTCCCTCAATAACAGTACCACCTCCAATGTTGGACACATCGCCAAATGGCTCTTCGTTGGGAAGCAGGTCGGCATTAAGGCGGGCGATGTATCGAAGTTCTCCAATACTGGGctctgaagaagatgatcagTATAGATGTTACAATTGAGCACCAAGGGCACTAACCTGCAATTGTGTAAGTTGCCATGTGGATAATGGAATCTCCCTTGTGGACAACATAGTAATGTGTCAAGGTGGACGTTTCGCAGGTCACCTTGATGTAGTCGCCTATATTGATCAGGAAACTTTTCCATGGAGATCTGGTTTCTCAACTCACCACTCTCGGTCGCCGAAACAGTTGCGCTACCAAGACCTGATCCGATATGAGAACCAGTTGACTTGTATTGAAGCTCGGATCCGAAGTGGTTGATAGATGTTATGTCACAATTTGTCCGGCTGACAGTAAAAACAAGGTCGTTTGCTGAGCCAGCATCGATTACATAGGAGTCAGAGCTAGTAGTGATTCCAAAGGCCGCAGATGCCTGCTTGGCCAAAAAACCTATCGATGCAATGGCCAAGGACTTGAAAAACATCTTGCTCGACGAATATTGCAGAGAAACTTGCTGTCACATAAAATACGTTGGAGAGCAGACAAGCAGCATAAAACACAAGAGAGTTCATTGATTTCTTCATGCTTAAATGCTGCATAGTAGAAGGTGGAGAACAGCTGGCTGAAGCTCCGTCTCTAAAAAGTGCTCCGTGGATTTGCACATAGTTCCACCAATGAGGCTTCTGCCTCTTGGTGGCTGGATGATTTCCGTTCCAGGGATGGAAGGCTGCATATTCGACGTAAAGCTCGCTAGTTAAAAAATGACATAGGGCCAGCTTCTATGAGGAGTGTAAAGTCACCGGACCGTATTCGCCTTGTGTGGTGGGACCTCCGAAGTATTGGGCGGAAATTTGTACCCCTTAATACCGCCTTGCATATTCTGCCAGTTCTACTAGCTGACAACAAGCACATGACTAAGCATGGAGATGCCAATGGTTATTCAATAGGCAGGCGGTACATTAAGTAGGCGGTATCGGTAGAGTGGCAAATCGGGGTACGAGACCGCGCCAAATACTTCGGAGGTCACTATAGCCTTGCCGAGTGCAACTCCGTGTGGGGTGATGACTGTTTGATCACCACGGAGCCCCCCGCAGTAAAAGAGGAGTCTGACTTTTGAAAAAAATAATCATCGGTTGGATCTTTTAATCGAAATAGGAAAAATTCCTGATCATTTTAACCTGACGGAAAAGAATCCTTCCCGATTCCACAGTGCCTTGTCCCGATAGGCCGAGAGAGCTATTGCACATTCTCTTGGAGATGACTAGCATGTTCCATAGGCAAAATTTccagaaaaaagagaaaaagtaGTTTTATGGAAATTCTTTTATTGCTCTTAAGATTACGTAGATGTCACTGTTTTTGACCCGGCGAAAGCAAGCATATCCCGAAAGTTAGTCAACTAGTTGGCTATCCGGTCCACATATAGTTCCTTGTTTGCTCTTCGGTTCTATAAACTGAGATTCACCCAGAGATCAAGAAGATGAATGAACCATTGAAAGTTGGAAAAATCAACAAACATGGCATTCCACAGAATCACCATATATTCGAGAAACAAAGATGTTAAAATGAATCCTCGCCTTCACATACGCAGTCAATGAAGGAAGCAGCCTGAGATCCTGAGATATTGAGTCAGACAAGATAGACTGTGACCAGAAAATGGACCAGCATATTGAGAGCCACACAACCAAACAACCACAGTCCGCTGATTTCGAACCAAATATGTGCATTGCATGTTAGAAAGAGATTACCTAGGCAGAAGAGTAGATCAGCCAGGTAGGACAAACACACTTGCAAGCACGGCTGGTGGACTCGTAAGTTGATGTTTTGGAACAAAAGCTCTGGGAAAGAGCCTACCAAATCTTTTTTCCAAGCGCATTTCTGCTAATGAGGAGCGCAGCCTTATGGAAACTGCCCACAGGCGGTGCCCGGGACAATTGGTTTTCGCCCATCCTTGATACAGGCAATGATATCAGCTGTGGGGACATCGGGAATTGTGGCCGCTAAAACCATGCTGCATAGAGCGAGGATGCTGCCAAGTTGGATGTACTTCATCGTGGGTAGAAGAAAAGTAGGTTGAGGCGTGATCGTTCCAACATAGCTGCAGTTCATTTTTATTTATATTCCCAAGGGAGGCGATATTGATGACATGTCGTAAAAAATACCGTAAGGAGGTTTCTTTAGGAGGTCTCTTATTTTGATAAGAAGAATTATCTATTGGACTACTTTCACAGGTCGAGATCAGCGTTTTGTGAGCCCTGAGCTCCGCAAGAACATGGGGTTGATTGGGTAAagaaaaaatccaaaattaTGGCATATGGTGTCAATAAAGAACAATACCACAACGTTGAGCGAAAAGCCAGCACTTATCCTTGAAATGCCATTGAACCTTTTCAACACCTTCCTGCCAAAAATGGGGCTCAATAGACTTAGCTGATAGATGCGGTGTTGAAAGTGTTTATCACATGGCTTGGTTTGCTTATCCTACTTCCCCATCGAGTCATGATCGCTCTGATGTCCTGTTATGATTAAGGAATAAATCCttatttctttttaattGGCGGAGCTCATTTTCACCATGGTTGACGGATCTTCTTTTCGAAAATTGTGGTCTAATGTAAGCTTGTTTCAGTTTCATGTCCTGTACTCCTTACAActtgaaagaaaaaaggacCGTTCATGAGGCCTTGTATTTTTGGTCCTCTTCTTTCACGCCATTGTTATTGCATTTTTTAACCCTCTTTTTAAAACATTCTTGCATGCATTTTTGGATACCCCGGTGCATATCATTGAATCTATTGGTTCTAGTGCTTCCAGGAAGCGTGATAGAAGGCGGCCAGCAGTGCCAATGGCATAGCTAGGGTTATAACTCTACTAGAAGGCACGATTTGATAGAGTTAAAGAGGAAGGTCCGAGGAAGGAAGCAAAAAATTCGGAGGCGTACTTGCCTTCGCATTTCACTTTATCAACCAAGAACCTCTAGAGGCAACTTGAAGCATTGAATTTTCCAGTTTGGGGCTAGCAAATGCAAGAGGAGTATAGTAATTCTTTGTTTGATATTCACCTCAGACCTGGGGTACTTACCCTTAGATCTCTCAAACACTGCCGACTTCTCGAAAGATCAGTTAGTGTCTAAGCCGGCCTTCAATGCCTGCATTTTCTACTTTTAGGTGTGGTGATTGGGTTGCGGCTTTGTGGGCTCAAGGTGCAATTACAGTGAGATGCTGAGCTAATGGTAATCCATGGTAAGCCTCATCCCAATGGGGCCGAGGTATGGTATGCAGTCATGGTTGTATTCAATCAACACCTGCAAATTTTTCAACCCCCACTTAAACTCTCCATGCTAACCGAATATAGTTAGTACGCTGTCAGCATCGGCCGCCTATACATGGGCACCAGCAAGGGTTGCTCTGTCACGGACTTCAGCGTTCGGAACCGATTAAACCGATTAGAGGTATATAATCGATATTCGTCCTCCAAGTCTCTCTTTTCACCTATAATCTTTACAGCAGTTCAAACACTTTCAACAATTTCCGAAATGCATCTTATCCTCACAGGGGCAACAGGGCTAGTCGGGTCTTCAGTGCTCGACGCCATGCTCAAAAACGCAGCAGTGTCCAAGATCTCAATCCTGAGCCGAAGCCCAGTGCGAATGGCAGAGGATGCAAAAGACCCACGTGTTCACGTCATCACCCACACAGACTTTGAATCATACAAGCCAGAGCTACTCGAGCAACTGAAAGATGCGGATGGATGTGTTTGGGCCCTAGGGACAAGCCAAACCAATGTCACCAAGGAGTATGAGAGATTCCTTTGTTGCAGAGAGATTAGATCTAACAAGCATTAGGCATTACGTCAAAATAACCAAGGATTATACCCTGGCGGCTGCCAATGCGTTTTCCACAATCCAACCCTCAGATCATCCCTTCCGATTTATCCATGTATCTGGGGAAGGGGCCACCCAGACTCCCGGGCGATTCTCACCGATCTTTGCGAGAGTAAAGGGCGAGACTGAAACCCTTCTCGGAACGCTGTCAGAGCTAAAGCCAACATTTCGGGTCGATAGCGTGAGGCCTGCATTCGTTGATTCGGCAACGCACGGTGCCATCAAACCGTATATTCCATCTGCAGCAGTGACTGGAATTGTCTCAAATCTTGGAATGGCTTTGCTTGCCCCAGGTGTAAGGTATCTCATGAAGTCAATGCATTCTCCAACGGAGCACCTTGGGTCATTCTTGACGGAAATGGCGATGGGACGCTATGAAGCAAAATTGCAGGGCCCCGGGACATTCAGACTGGGAGGAGGTTACATCGTTGAGAACGCTGGTATGCGGAGAATTTTGGGGCTGTGAGCTTACAGCAAAAGGGATCGACCTGTAATTGTAAACAAGTTTAATAACTGTCCTTCTTTGTCAATACTCGCCCCGAATGATCTAGAAAATGCAGATTTTCCAGTGGGAGGTTTCGCCTATTATAAGGAAGAAAACTTTCTTAGGGAACAGAAATGCTTAGATTCCAAATTTTTGGGTTGAAATTGGAATTGCAAGGAGAATGAACACAAACTGAACCTACTGTGCATCGTATAAATCAAATGCGAGAGACAGCAGGATAACTTACCTGCCATCGGCGTCATGGGAAAATTTTCGTATCTATACCAAAtgacagagatctatggtttcaacaATGTATGGAACTACCAATAGATGTGGCATGAGAATTCTCTGAGCtctctaactaactaaaATGATAAATTCCGCCCCTTTCAACAGTCTGAATTAGTGATAAAATCATCTGAGAAAGTGAAGGAATTAATAGTTCTTATAGCTCCAAACAGCTCTAAAAACTAGGGGGTATGTCGAAACTAAGGGTGTAACCTATAGTTAAAACAGTGTAAAATCCCCAAAGACACTTAGACCACTATAATTGTTTCGCAAACATGAATTGTATATGACGTTTAGTCAGCTTCATCCGCACAGATTATTAAAAAGCGGATTTGATCATTCTAGTTAGTTAGAGAGCTCAGAGAATTTTCATGCCACATCTATTGGTAGTCCCATACATtgttgaaaccatagatctctgtcaGATTAGTAATGAAATGGGTAAGGAGGATGAATTCTTGGCGGCAGGGGCCTTAGGCACATAACCCTACCGAGCGATCAAGGGGGGCCCCCTGGTGTTAGTAGTCACTGCGAACACACCCCTGCAAACCTTCTCAGGAGCAGCTTTCTCTTTCTACACGAAGAAGTATTTTCCATGGTACACAAAATTAGGATGTACATTTTTCCGTCGGGCAGGAAAACTATATCTTCCAGAGTCCCGTACAAGCTTGCATAAAGGCCGCCTTGCAATACCAACTACCCAAATCACCATTTACATGTCCAAGCTCGAACACCCTTTTGAGACTCTTCGCCTTTTGCATGAAGACCTAACCTACTCCGCAGCAAAGAACCGAGAAACGAACGTTATCCATGAGCTGAGCTACTGGGAGCAAGAACGGAAGTTCTTGTCATATCGATATTACAATCGACACTCCATTAGCTCCATTGTTGCTCAGCATGTCGACTCAACAGCAGAGGATTGCCACGTAGCTAATCCGGCAGACTGGCTTTGTGGAAGCTTTAACATTTGCATTAGAGTCGACGTTCGGCGTGGGGCACGACCGAGTAAACAAGTTCTAATGCGATTCCCTTTGCCATATCGAGTTGGAGAGCAAATCCTCCCCGAGAACTCCGATGATAAGATACTTTGCGAAACAGGCACGTATGCGTGGCTTCAGGCGAATTGCGCGGATATACCGATCCCACAATTACATGGATTTGGATAAGGCACAGGCCGAACAGTACGTCTATACAAACAAAGTACACGCGATCCTTCTGGCTAATCAGATTTAGTTTACCCATCTAGAAAATCTGTTTTTCCTATCGCGTTTAGTTGATCAATTTCGTCGTTGGGCTCTACAACGCCTCGGCTACATAGTAACATCTCAAAATGTTTATTTTCCCACAGCGCCTACCCTCAGCGTAGGCTACATTTTGATTGATTGTATTCAGCCATCTCAAGGCAAAATGCTTTCTGAAACCTAGGAACATGGTCGTCATGACGCTCACTTGCGGATGAATCTTTTCCGTGGCCTTTCTCGGGCACTAGTCCAGCTGTCTCATTTCCCATTACCATGGATTGGTTCATTTGTCTTGGACGAAAAAGGATACCTAAGACTTAAGAATAGGCCACTCTCCCTTCAAATTCATCAACCAGAGAATGAAGGAATTCCGGTTGATATGCCACGGCATACCAGATATGAGTCAACGTTTTCTTATTTACATGACGTTTTCGCATTGTACGCGAGTCGGCTACGCCATCAACCTAATGCTGTAGCCCATTTGGAAGACGGGGCGCTATCGTTCTTTTGCTCGTCCTTGTGCTTCCCCGCATCCTTTCCATTCCCCTCTTCCTGCTCAGCCTTGAATTTCTGCATGGCTTTTCCCAGATTTTTGATCACACTCTTGCCTCATTCTGCCTGGGCAGCTTTTCCAGAGGATGTGAGTTGGTTGCGCCGCCGCAACCCCTCGGGCATCGCCAATGGTCAACACTAGGTCCCATACGATCCTCAGATCTCTCAATAGCCTTTATTTCTGCTCACTCCATCCTCCGTGTTATGATGCTGAGAGCTTCAAGTACCCAGTCCATGCGTGATAGCGCGTAGCAGCTAAATGCTCGTCGACACGAGAAACAGTTTTATGGGTGTggatggatagatatctatAGGTGGAAGGTGGGCCGAAAGGCCTCGTTTCACCTTCCGTGTTTGGACGATTTATActcttcctttcttcctctcGCAACAGTGTGATTCCAGTGTGTCTTATCTCAGATCGGTTTTCCGAGAATATGTTGTAGTGCTGTGTTCAGAATTGGGTATAATAATACTACATACCAGTGTGTCTATCTTGCCTGTATTGCCGTGTGAGATGTCCACAAGATGTGAAGTGGTGGACTGTTGTGCAACCTCGCACAAAATCGAGAGAATAATGTGATAGATTTAGATTGATATTAATCTTTCGAATGTTGAAGTTTGGGAGCGTTTTAAAAATAGAAAATTAAGTTGTTATCTAGACAACCTCGCGTCTATGTATTGGTACCTATGCCCCCGGTAGTCTCACCATGATAGCATCACCACACAAGATCTATCATTGCAACATTGTCTCCACAACCATTCCCCTTCTTGCTCCTTTTGTATTTTGACGACACGCCCGTTCCCTCGTGTCACATGATTCCTTgaagggggaaaagaaaagagatagCAGAGGGACCCGTTCCCGGAATTccgtgaagaagaaaaccGCGTGGTACAATCGTCCCATGTCAATTCAAGCCACAATGAACTATGTGTGGAGTATGTCTTTACGGTGTGCGCAAATttgggggagagagagagggttCCCATCTGGCGTGAACATTCCAGATCAACATTCCACAATTCCCACCGTTTCCAGACCTGAAGATCCCGAGACATGATAATGACATAAATTGAGTCGGTAGAGAGACGGGGAAACTATAATGACAACAAAAACAATTACCACATAACAATACTAAGCTCCGGCCATTATTCGGAGTCCGGTTGACCGTTGCTTCTCTCACTGACCAATGATCAGCCTCAATTTCACACCCGGTTTCGGGATCCACCCCCAGTACGGGGAAAGGACCTCGCGTGGTGCCTGTTTTTGGGGTAAAACCAGATGCGGAAGTGTGTTGCTCA
The nucleotide sequence above comes from Penicillium digitatum chromosome 1, complete sequence. Encoded proteins:
- a CDS encoding Chlorohydrolase family protein, which gives rise to MGSITSDMGSPTDYAFTVYRGTFIQSILPDSGSKPELSRNQGALWVCAVDGRIRGWDWHGNDEIAFAELMSRSGWVDIDTIEAQGQVSGHGSNIKVRIVTANEEKNEFFFPGFIDTHIHAPQYPNAGLFGSSTLLDWLETYTFPVESRFGSAPDPRTGHQTKTDPQETPLLAQKIYDQVISRTLSHGTTCASYYATNHIPATNALSSLCHTRGQRAFVGRACMDNTDFCVDYYRDFSADDSVVATRQTIEYIHTLDPEGKLVKPIITPRFAPSCTRPALQSLGELAASYSPPLHIQTHISENMSELALVKELFPEADSYAAVYDKYNLLTPRTILAHAVHLSADERALIRAREAKISHCPASNSALGSGICPVRTLLDEGITVGLGTDVSGGYSPSILEAARQACLASRLLGQSAAWQRDHMKGVNGGGSDGWEKLSAEESLYLATRGGAAVVDMASDLGGFDMGMLWDVQLIRLGGVKLTGKSPLDGVPGDGSADLVKNGPVGNVDLFGTESWEEKIQKWLWGGDDRNVKAVWVGGRLVHSRA
- a CDS encoding Glycoside hydrolase-type carbohydrate-binding, encoding MFFKSLAIASIGFLAKQASAAFGITTSSDSYVIDAGSANDLVFTVSRTNCDITSINHFGSELQYKSTGSHIGSGLGSATVSATESGDYIKVTCETSTLTHYYVVHKGDSIIHMATYTIAEPSIGELRYIARLNADLLPNEEPFGDVSNIGGGTVIEGADVFLVNGETRSKFYSSQRFIDDKIHCVSGSAHRVCMILNQYETSSGGPFHRDINTNNVGSYTGLYWYMNSGHVQTESYRQGLHGPYSMTFSLNGTPSSTLDTSFFADLDIKGYVATSARGYVNGTASGADSTFKWVIHWKNDVAQYWTYTSSSGVFTSPAMKPGTYTMIYYQGEYVVATSSVTVTAGSTTSKSISGSVKTGTTVFKIGDWDGTPNGFRNAAYQLRMHPSDTRMSSWSPGTYTVGTSLVSDFPMALFKSANSPMIIKFTASSSQTGASTLRIGTTLSFASGRPQVNVNSYSGPIPSAPTNLKSRGVTRGAYRGFGEVYDISIPAGTIVAGSNTITISVASGSSGDTYLSPNFIFDCVELFQ
- a CDS encoding NAD(P)-binding domain; this encodes MHLILTGATGLVGSSVLDAMLKNAAVSKISILSRSPVRMAEDAKDPRVHVITHTDFESYKPELLEQLKDADGCVWALGTSQTNVTKEHYVKITKDYTLAAANAFSTIQPSDHPFRFIHVSGEGATQTPGRFSPIFARVKGETETLLGTLSELKPTFRVDSVRPAFVDSATHGAIKPYIPSAAVTGIVSNLGMALLAPGVRYLMKSMHSPTEHLGSFLTEMAMGRYEAKLQGPGTFRLGGGYIVENAGMRRILGL